Proteins from a genomic interval of Pseudoruegeria sp. SHC-113:
- a CDS encoding Gfo/Idh/MocA family protein, whose amino-acid sequence MEKPRIIVVGAGLIGQRHIAMLGARGWLAGIVDPAPQATQVAAQAGVPLFAALDEALEAVTPDGALLASPNQLHVAQALACVARGVPVLVEKPIADKVEEAEQLVAAAQAAGVPVLVGHHRRYNPLIRAVKEAIEAGRLGRIVAANALFWLYKPEDYFAPDWRRAEGAGPVFINLIHDLDLLRHLCGEVTAVQAVESNAVRGFAVEDTAAMLLEFAGGALGTVSISDCAVSPWSWEFASGENPAYPKTDVPAYTIAGTRGALSIPDLGLWHHPQKRGWWEPITREGLTVEAEDPLEAQLDHFAEVIAGQAAPLVSGEEGLRTLRVLAAVKQAAREKRRVVIAP is encoded by the coding sequence ATGGAAAAACCACGGATTATTGTTGTCGGCGCGGGGCTTATCGGGCAGCGCCATATCGCGATGCTGGGCGCGCGCGGCTGGCTGGCGGGCATCGTGGATCCGGCCCCGCAGGCCACGCAGGTGGCTGCGCAGGCCGGGGTGCCGTTGTTTGCCGCGCTGGATGAAGCGCTTGAGGCCGTGACGCCCGATGGTGCGCTGCTGGCCTCGCCCAACCAGCTCCACGTGGCGCAGGCGCTGGCCTGCGTGGCGCGCGGGGTGCCGGTGCTTGTGGAGAAACCTATCGCCGACAAGGTGGAAGAAGCCGAGCAACTGGTGGCGGCGGCGCAGGCGGCGGGCGTGCCGGTGCTGGTGGGCCATCATCGCCGCTACAACCCGCTGATCCGGGCCGTAAAAGAGGCCATCGAGGCTGGGCGTCTGGGGCGGATCGTAGCGGCCAACGCTTTGTTCTGGCTCTACAAACCCGAAGATTACTTCGCGCCCGATTGGCGGCGCGCGGAAGGGGCGGGGCCTGTTTTCATCAACCTGATCCATGATCTGGACCTGCTGCGCCACCTCTGCGGTGAGGTCACGGCGGTGCAGGCCGTAGAGAGCAACGCGGTGCGCGGCTTCGCCGTGGAAGACACAGCCGCCATGCTGCTGGAGTTCGCAGGCGGCGCGCTGGGAACGGTGTCGATCTCCGACTGCGCGGTGTCGCCGTGGAGCTGGGAGTTTGCGTCCGGCGAGAACCCGGCCTATCCGAAAACCGACGTGCCCGCCTATACGATCGCAGGCACCCGTGGCGCGCTGTCGATCCCCGATCTGGGGCTCTGGCACCACCCTCAAAAGCGCGGCTGGTGGGAGCCGATCACCCGCGAGGGCCTCACTGTGGAAGCGGAAGATCCGCTGGAAGCGCAGCTGGATCATTTCGCAGAAGTGATCGCCGGGCAGGCCGCGCCGCTGGTGAGCGGCGAGGAGGGGCTGCGCACGCTGCGGGTGCTCGCCGCCGTCAAACAGGCCGCGCGCGAGAAACGCCGCGTCGTGATTGCCCCATGA
- a CDS encoding DUF3299 domain-containing protein — protein sequence MKRLILATGLSLLLSAPVAATESEVVYWDGLLPVQEPYEDPFLDLTYEDLADLRFIYDYEQDPQKFAEFEDYPAQVEEARARLTDQGLDIQYLFGMRDIVREKRREAYESVNEDLIGKSVRIPGYMLPLQLDGRKTTEFLLVPTVGACIHTPPPAPNQVVYVTYPEGIEVTGLYTPVWITGDMLSDLSRREVNLVDGQASVDVAYRIDALKVEEYK from the coding sequence ATGAAACGCTTGATCCTCGCCACCGGGCTTTCGCTCCTTCTTTCCGCCCCCGTGGCGGCCACGGAAAGCGAGGTCGTCTACTGGGACGGGCTTTTGCCGGTGCAGGAACCCTACGAGGACCCTTTCCTCGATCTCACCTATGAAGATCTCGCCGATCTGCGCTTCATCTACGACTACGAGCAGGATCCCCAGAAATTCGCCGAGTTCGAGGACTACCCCGCTCAGGTGGAGGAAGCCCGCGCCCGGCTCACGGATCAGGGGCTCGACATCCAGTATCTGTTCGGAATGCGCGATATTGTGCGCGAGAAGCGCCGCGAGGCCTATGAGAGTGTGAACGAGGATCTCATCGGAAAATCGGTCCGCATCCCCGGCTACATGCTGCCCTTGCAACTGGATGGTCGCAAAACGACCGAATTCCTGCTGGTGCCCACCGTGGGTGCCTGCATCCACACCCCGCCCCCTGCCCCCAATCAGGTCGTTTACGTGACCTACCCCGAAGGCATCGAGGTGACGGGGCTCTACACGCCCGTCTGGATCACCGGCGACATGCTGAGCGATCTCTCCCGCCGCGAGGTGAACCTTGTAGACGGACAGGCCAGCGTGGATGTCGCCTACCGCATCGATGCGTTGAAGGTGGAAGAATACAAGTAA
- a CDS encoding ABC transporter ATP-binding protein — translation MIDLSNVAYSWPGATAAPGAGVARLKIDAFHLGKGETAFLHGPSGCGKSTFLGLVSGVLKADSGEVCVDGTDLGSLSAGARDRFRAERMGVIFQQFNLLPYLSVLENVLLSVRFSPKRRAACGADPAAEALRLLTHLRMGAPELLAAPVSRLSVGQQQRVAAARALLGRPPVVLADEPTSALDEEVKAEFLDLLMAECAQAGSSLLFVSHDPRLAAPFDRALAFRDFAQAEAAA, via the coding sequence ATGATCGATCTGAGCAATGTTGCCTACAGCTGGCCGGGGGCTACGGCCGCGCCCGGCGCTGGTGTGGCGCGGTTGAAGATCGACGCTTTCCACCTTGGCAAAGGCGAAACCGCCTTCCTGCATGGCCCCTCGGGCTGCGGGAAATCCACTTTCCTTGGCCTTGTCTCCGGCGTGCTGAAGGCCGACTCGGGCGAAGTGTGCGTGGATGGCACCGATCTTGGCAGCCTCTCCGCCGGGGCGCGGGATCGCTTCCGGGCGGAGCGGATGGGGGTGATCTTTCAGCAGTTCAACCTGCTGCCCTACCTTTCCGTGCTGGAGAACGTGCTGCTTTCGGTGCGGTTTTCGCCCAAGCGCCGCGCCGCCTGCGGGGCCGATCCTGCGGCCGAGGCGCTGCGGCTGCTCACCCATCTGCGCATGGGCGCGCCGGAGCTTCTGGCCGCGCCCGTCTCCCGCCTGTCGGTCGGCCAGCAACAACGCGTCGCTGCCGCCCGCGCGCTTCTGGGCCGTCCGCCGGTGGTGCTTGCCGATGAGCCGACCTCTGCGCTGGATGAAGAGGTGAAGGCCGAGTTCCTTGACCTCCTGATGGCCGAATGCGCGCAAGCGGGCAGCAGCCTTCTCTTCGTCAGCCACGACCCGCGCCTCGCCGCGCCCTTTGACCGCGCGCTGGCGTTTCGCGATTTCGCCCAAGCCGAGGCCGCCGCATGA
- a CDS encoding M10 family metallopeptidase C-terminal domain-containing protein: MTLLPSDIQTVSTVFDDPTLEFLVAADVELVTIGGRTFLYVASIVDDGIAVFELTSNGTLLPLPDVEDDGTVELDGAFQLTSLEIGGSTYLLASGQFDDGLSLFSVDPSTGALSHVDSISDTPALELDGASGLTSVTIGSRTFVVVAGYNDSGISVLEIGQNLHFSHVQSIPDSGNLELQNAYFSHATTVGGKVLVFVTGYLDDGISVFEMDPAGGLTPRFDLADSAATLLGRPAEMASVDIDGTTYLYVASQAEAGVSIFSVSPDGTLTPSGQVSDPAMAGAHGLSTHDIGGTTLLAVASQTAGTVSVFAVQSNGGLSLVGRLSDDGNTAFAGTLHGAFTEIEGRLFYVASGASDSGVSVLEIGGGDATLEGTEGDDQILGLGGDDHLIGQAGDDTLNGGAGDDTMVGGAGADVLDGGDGTDTAVYEGSEDVIVSLVDGTGSSGDAEGDTLSGIENLVGGDGDDDLIGNASDNQLDGGAGRDALRGNEGGDVLSGDDGNDVLDGGAGADVLDGGADRDTLDGGTGDDILTGGAGRDWFVFRAEFGSDTVTDFEHQTDRIDLRAYPDLVRWQQLSFEQVGDDVLMTIHGTADSILFLDQTAEDFGRSDFLL, translated from the coding sequence ATGACGCTACTGCCTTCAGACATTCAGACTGTCTCAACCGTGTTCGACGATCCAACGCTTGAATTTCTGGTCGCTGCCGATGTTGAGCTCGTGACGATCGGCGGACGCACGTTTCTCTACGTCGCCTCAATCGTCGACGATGGCATTGCCGTTTTCGAACTCACCTCAAACGGAACACTGCTGCCGCTGCCCGATGTGGAAGACGACGGCACCGTTGAGTTGGACGGGGCCTTTCAACTGACAAGTCTCGAGATCGGCGGATCGACGTACCTTTTGGCCAGTGGTCAATTCGACGACGGCCTTTCCCTGTTCTCCGTCGACCCGTCCACCGGCGCACTCTCGCATGTCGACAGTATCTCAGACACACCGGCACTCGAACTCGACGGCGCTTCCGGCCTTACAAGCGTCACCATTGGGAGCCGGACGTTCGTCGTCGTCGCCGGTTACAATGACAGCGGGATCTCTGTTCTGGAAATCGGGCAGAACCTGCACTTCAGCCACGTGCAGAGCATCCCGGACTCCGGCAACCTCGAGCTTCAAAACGCCTATTTCAGCCATGCCACCACGGTAGGCGGGAAGGTTCTGGTCTTTGTAACCGGGTATCTGGACGACGGGATCAGCGTGTTCGAGATGGATCCCGCCGGCGGTCTGACGCCTCGGTTCGATCTCGCCGACAGCGCTGCCACGTTGCTGGGCAGACCGGCGGAGATGGCCTCCGTCGACATTGATGGCACCACCTATCTCTACGTCGCCAGCCAGGCCGAAGCCGGGGTTTCGATCTTCTCCGTATCCCCTGACGGAACCCTGACCCCCTCGGGGCAGGTCAGCGATCCGGCAATGGCCGGAGCACACGGGCTATCCACCCATGATATCGGCGGCACAACCCTGCTCGCCGTCGCATCGCAAACAGCTGGAACAGTGAGTGTGTTTGCCGTGCAGTCCAATGGAGGGCTCTCGCTTGTCGGGCGCCTGTCCGATGACGGCAACACTGCTTTTGCGGGCACATTGCACGGCGCCTTCACGGAGATTGAAGGCCGGTTGTTCTATGTTGCCTCCGGCGCATCCGATAGCGGAGTCTCGGTGCTTGAAATCGGCGGCGGCGATGCCACGCTGGAGGGCACCGAGGGCGATGATCAGATTCTGGGGTTGGGTGGGGACGACCACCTGATTGGCCAGGCCGGAGACGACACGCTGAATGGCGGGGCGGGTGACGACACGATGGTCGGCGGGGCCGGAGCGGATGTTCTGGACGGCGGCGACGGGACCGACACGGCGGTATATGAAGGCAGCGAAGATGTTATCGTGTCTCTCGTGGATGGCACGGGATCGTCGGGCGACGCCGAAGGCGACACGCTGTCAGGGATCGAAAATCTTGTCGGCGGAGATGGCGATGATGATCTGATCGGAAACGCCAGCGACAATCAGCTCGACGGCGGTGCGGGCCGCGACGCCCTCCGCGGCAACGAAGGCGGCGACGTCCTTTCAGGCGACGACGGCAACGATGTTCTGGACGGCGGCGCAGGAGCCGACGTGCTGGACGGTGGAGCAGATCGCGACACGCTGGACGGCGGCACCGGAGACGACATCCTCACAGGCGGTGCCGGCAGGGATTGGTTCGTGTTCCGCGCTGAATTCGGATCTGACACTGTGACGGATTTCGAACACCAGACGGATCGAATTGACCTGCGCGCCTACCCCGATCTGGTCAGGTGGCAGCAGCTAAGTTTCGAACAGGTGGGTGATGACGTGCTGATGACGATCCATGGCACAGCAGATTCAATCCTGTTTCTTGATCAGACAGCGGAAGATTTCGGACGCAGCGATTTCCTGCTTTGA
- a CDS encoding ABC transporter permease, translated as MIALAYRSLLNRRFTLLLTVLAIALSVALLLGIERLRQQARDGFTQSVSGTDLIVAARGNDLQILLAAVFGIGSTSNTLDWDAVEALRAMPEVAWAVPISQGDNHRGHPVIGTEPTYFERFQYGRREALAFAQGRSFDTSQEAVIGAEVATRQGYGLGTTIVNAHGAGDVSFDLHDEAPFTVVGILAPTGTPVDRMVYVPLEGFDAIHADSAAAPATADPFAAPSAPTVPAEANAPYRPKAVNAVFIGLASPTAILNVQRKVNQYEAAPLTAVMPAVSLQGLWQITGTAEDTLRAMSWAVVVAGLIGLVVMLAATLEGRRREFAILRSVGATPAMIMRLILGEALLITGLGICAGLILLYLLQAVAAPLLAREFGLHLGWALSSRELMLLGAVLLAALLASLAPAWRTYRATLADGLTPRL; from the coding sequence ATGATCGCGCTTGCTTATCGTAGCCTGCTGAACCGGCGCTTCACGCTCTTGCTCACGGTACTGGCCATCGCGCTGTCCGTGGCGCTGCTGCTGGGCATCGAACGACTGCGCCAGCAGGCGCGCGATGGGTTCACGCAATCGGTTTCCGGCACCGATCTGATCGTCGCGGCGCGTGGCAATGATCTGCAGATCCTGCTGGCCGCCGTTTTCGGCATCGGCTCCACCTCCAACACGCTGGATTGGGACGCCGTCGAGGCCCTGCGCGCCATGCCGGAAGTCGCGTGGGCCGTGCCGATCTCACAAGGGGACAACCACCGGGGCCACCCGGTGATCGGCACCGAGCCCACCTATTTCGAGCGTTTCCAATATGGCCGCCGCGAGGCGCTTGCCTTCGCACAGGGGCGCAGCTTTGACACCTCCCAAGAGGCCGTGATCGGGGCGGAAGTGGCCACCCGGCAGGGCTACGGGCTTGGCACCACCATCGTGAACGCCCATGGCGCGGGCGATGTCTCCTTCGATCTGCATGATGAAGCCCCTTTCACCGTCGTCGGCATCCTTGCCCCAACCGGCACGCCGGTGGATCGCATGGTCTATGTGCCGCTCGAAGGGTTTGACGCGATCCACGCCGACAGCGCCGCAGCGCCCGCAACGGCAGACCCTTTCGCCGCCCCCTCCGCCCCCACTGTGCCCGCGGAGGCCAATGCCCCCTACCGCCCCAAGGCCGTGAACGCCGTTTTCATCGGGCTGGCCTCCCCCACGGCGATCCTGAACGTGCAGCGCAAGGTGAACCAATATGAGGCCGCGCCGCTCACCGCCGTGATGCCCGCCGTCTCGCTGCAGGGGCTGTGGCAGATCACCGGCACCGCCGAAGACACGCTGCGCGCCATGAGTTGGGCCGTTGTTGTTGCCGGGCTGATCGGCCTCGTGGTGATGCTTGCGGCCACGCTCGAAGGGCGGCGGCGCGAGTTCGCCATCCTGCGCTCGGTGGGTGCGACGCCCGCGATGATCATGCGGCTGATCCTTGGCGAGGCGCTGCTGATCACGGGATTGGGAATTTGCGCCGGGCTCATTCTGCTTTACCTGTTGCAGGCGGTGGCGGCGCCGCTGCTCGCGCGCGAGTTCGGCCTGCATCTGGGCTGGGCGCTTTCCAGCCGGGAGCTTATGCTGCTCGGCGCGGTGCTGCTGGCGGCCCTGCTGGCCAGCCTCGCCCCCGCATGGCGCACCTACCGCGCAACGCTGGCCGACGGGCTGACCCCTCGGCTCTGA
- a CDS encoding tellurite resistance TerB family protein — MIAESASDEVVRTSELVTIQRIVNHFPVFHDYDQDRMSTVSNIVFDLLEEEDGLDALFGLVRENLPERLYETAYAMACDVAAADGTLHGPELRLLEEIRYELNIDRLHAAAIERGARARHMTLGG; from the coding sequence ATGATCGCCGAATCCGCTTCCGACGAGGTGGTCCGCACCAGCGAGCTTGTCACGATCCAGCGCATCGTGAACCATTTCCCGGTGTTCCACGATTACGATCAGGACCGCATGAGCACGGTGAGCAACATCGTTTTTGACCTTCTGGAAGAGGAAGACGGGCTCGATGCGCTCTTCGGTCTCGTGCGCGAGAACCTGCCGGAGCGGCTTTACGAAACGGCCTATGCCATGGCCTGCGACGTGGCCGCCGCCGATGGCACGCTGCACGGCCCCGAGCTGCGCCTGCTGGAAGAGATCCGCTACGAGCTGAACATCGACCGCCTGCACGCCGCCGCCATCGAACGCGGCGCGCGCGCCCGGCACATGACGTTGGGCGGCTAA